A section of the Callithrix jacchus isolate 240 chromosome 14, calJac240_pri, whole genome shotgun sequence genome encodes:
- the PRR30 gene encoding LOW QUALITY PROTEIN: proline-rich protein 30 (The sequence of the model RefSeq protein was modified relative to this genomic sequence to represent the inferred CDS: inserted 1 base in 1 codon): MLPRNKDQVLPQNSVLPRRSPWGLSQLVDSSPHNLQPLSPHQSLPSSHPPFSSTQFHPPSSPPPASPSPGFXFGSFASNSDLAPHPYSLFLPSSPTLFHQNHLSLSCPHSSSPLNHWLYPSPPQSPSFSPSQLQNSSLPHLRCQSPSQPENLPNSTLTSLSPSLPSHRLHSNRQTWHWHQSRDTGSGSAGVVERCVPIEKDPAHFRDPGALAQALVVHLGHHRIAHDLRLLLLQRLWLGRAGQAPVVEYPVCLVCLRPCTPSCPMPKYKTGPRLLAFPQLQPCVQGQESGPLRIGIGFGLRLPRGQARALHLLPEKRLKEVGPQGEATQACGHPSGASQPPAAQAWADPAPGTDPQTRSFRSAGPQPPNSPPCFSGPVPRTPKQATTSPKPRPAPAPKRSISPELILQKSQV; encoded by the exons ATGTTGCCTCGAAACAAGGACCAGGTGCTGCCACAGAACTCAGTGCTCCCTAGGCGCTCCCCTTGGGGCCTCTCACAACTTGTGGACTCCTCTCCTCACAACCTACAGCCTCTCTCTCCCCATcagtccctcccttcctctcacccACCATTCTCTTCCACTCAGTTCCATCCCCCATCCTCACCTCCACCAGCATCCCCTTCTCCTGGCT CATTCGGCTCTTTTGCCTCAAATTCTGACTTAGCTCCACATCCctattctctctttctcccaagTTCCCCTACTCTCTTTCACCAGAatcacctctctctctcctgtccacATTCATCTTCTCCCTTGAACCACTGGCTATACCCTTCTCCTCCTCAGagcccctccttctctccctcccagctCCAGAACTCCTCCCTTCCCCACTTACGGTGCCAGTCTCCTTCCCAGCCCGAAAACCTGCCTAACTCCACACTCACTTCCCTAAGCCCCAGCCTACCTTCTCATAGGCTCCACTCTAACCGGCAGACATGGCACTGGCATCAGTCCAGGGACACCGGCTCCGGGTCCGCTGGGGTGGTGGAGAGATGCGTGCCAATCGAGAAGGATCCTGCACACTTCAGGGACCCAGGggccctggcccaggccctggTGGTTCATCTGGGGCACCACCGCATAGCACACGACCTGCGGCTACTGCTTTTGCAGCGCCTGTGGCTAGGCAGAGCTGGCCAGGCCCCAGTCGTGGAGTATCCTGTGTGCCTGGTGTGTCTCCGGCCCTGCACCCCCTCCTGCCCCATGCCCAAGTACAAGACTGGACCCCGGCTGCTTGCCTTCCCTCAACTACAGCCCTGTGTGCAGGGCCAGGAATCTGGGCCACTCCGAATAGGCATCGGCTTTGGCCTCCGCCTACCTCGAGGCCAGGCCAGGGCCTTGCATCTGCTGCCAGAAAAAAGGTTGAAGGAAGTAGGGCCTCAGGGCGAGGCTACTCAGGCCTGTGGGCATCCATCCGGAGCATCTCAGCCTCCAGCAGCTCAGGCCTGGGCAGACCCAGCCCCAGGCACAGACCCCCAGACCAGGAGCTTCAGGTCTGCAGGCCCTCAACCACCGAACTCCCCACCATGTTTCTCCGGGCCTGTACCTCGGACACCAAAACAGGCCACTACCTCCCCGAAGCCCAGGCCTGCCCCTGCTCCAAAGAGGTCAATTTCTCCGGAACTCATTCTCCAAAAGTCACAAGTCTAG
- the PREB gene encoding guanine nucleotide-exchange factor SEC12 isoform X2 — protein sequence MGRRRAPELYRAPFPLYALQVDPSAGLLIAAGGGGAAKTGIKNGVHFLQLERINGRLSASLVHSHDTETRATMNLALAGDILAAGQDAHCQLLHFQAHQQKGNKAEKAGSKEQGPRQRKGAVPAEKKCGVETQQEGLELRVENLQVVQTDFSPDPLQKVVCFNHDNTLLATGGTDGYVRVWKVPSLEKVLEFKAHEGEIEDLALGPDGKLVTVGWDLKASVWQKDQLVTQLHWQENGPTFSSTPYRYQACRFGQVPDQPAGLRLFTVQIPHKRLRQPPPCYLTAWDGSNFLPLRTKSCGHEVISCLNVSESGTFLGLGTVTGSVAIYIAFSLQCLYYMRESHGIVVTDVAFLPEKGRGPELLGSHETALFSVAVDSRCQLHLLPSRRSVPVWLLLLACVGLIVVTILLLQSAFPGFL from the exons ATGGGCCGGCGCCGGGCGCCAGAGCTGTACCGGGCTCCGTTCCCGTTGTACGCGCTTCAGGTCGACCCCAGCGCGGGGCTGCTCATCGCTGCGGGCGGAGGAGGAGCCGCCAAGACAGGCATAAAGAATGGCGTG CACTTTCTGCAGCTAGAGCGGATTAATGGGCGCTTGAGTGCCTCCTTGGTGCACTCCCATGACACAGAGACACGGGCTACCATGAACTTGGCATTGGCTGGTGACATACTTGCTGCAGGGCAGGATGCCCACTGTCAACTCCTGCACTTCCAGGCCCATCAACAGAAGGGCAACAAGGCAGAGAAGGCAG GTTCCAAGGAGCAGGGGCCTCGACAAAGGAAGGGAGCAGTCCCAGCAGAGAAGAAATGTGGAGTGGAAACCCAGCAAGAAGGACTAGAACTCAGGGTAGAGAATTTGCAGGTGGTGCAGACAGACTTCAGCCCTGATCCACTGCAGAAAGTTGTGTGCTTCAACCATGATAATACCCTGCTTGCCACTGGAGGGACAGATGGCTACGTTCGTGTCTGGAAG GTACCCAGCCTGGAAAAGGTTCTGGAGTTCAAAGCCCACGAAGGGGAGATTGAAGACCTGGCTTTAGGGCCTGATGGCAAg TTGGTAACCGTGGGCTGGGACCTTAAGGCCTCTGTGTGGCAGAAGGATCAGCTGGTGACACAGCTGCACTGGCAAGAGAATGGACCCACTTTTTCCAGCACACCTTACCGCTACCAGGCCTGCAG GTTTGGGcaggttccagaccagcctgctgGGCTGCGACTCTTCACAGTGCAAATTCCCCACAAGCGCCTGCGCCAGCCCCCTCCCTGCTACCTCACAGCCTGGGATGGCTCCAACTTCTTGCCCCTTCGGACCAAGTCCTGTGGCCATGAAGTCATCTCCTGCCTTAACGTCAG TGAGTCTGGCACCTTCCTAGGCCTGGGCACGGTCACTGGTTCTGTTGCCATCTACATAGCTTTCTCTCTCCAG TGCCTCTACTACATGAGGGAGTCCCATGGCATTGTGGTGACGGATGTGGCCTTTCTACCTGAGAAGGGTCGTGGTCCAGAGCTCCTTGGGTCCCATGAAACTGCCCTGTTCTCTGTGGCTGTGGACAGTCGTTGCCAGCTGCATCTCTTGCCCTCACGGC GAAGTGTTCCTGTGTGGCTCCTGCTCCTGGCGTGTGTCGGGCTTATTGTTGTGACCATTCTGCTGCTCCAGAGTGCCTTTCCAGGTTTCCTTTAG
- the PREB gene encoding guanine nucleotide-exchange factor SEC12 isoform X5 translates to MGRRRAPELYRAPFPLYALQVDPSAGLLIAAGGGGAAKTGIKNGVHFLQLERINGRLSASLVHSHDTETRATMNLALAGDILAAGQDAHCQLLHFQAHQQKGNKAEKAGSKEQGPRQRKGAVPAEKKCGVETQQEGLELRVENLQVVQTDFSPDPLQKVVCFNHDNTLLATGGTDGYVRVWKVPSLEKVLEFKAHEGEIEDLALGPDGKLVTVGWDLKASVWQKDQLVTQLHWQENGPTFSSTPYRYQACRFGQVPDQPAGLRLFTVQIPHKRLRQPPPCYLTAWDGSNFLPLRTKSCGHEVISCLNVSESGTFLGLGTVTGSVAIYIAFSLQEVFLCGSCSWRVSGLLL, encoded by the exons ATGGGCCGGCGCCGGGCGCCAGAGCTGTACCGGGCTCCGTTCCCGTTGTACGCGCTTCAGGTCGACCCCAGCGCGGGGCTGCTCATCGCTGCGGGCGGAGGAGGAGCCGCCAAGACAGGCATAAAGAATGGCGTG CACTTTCTGCAGCTAGAGCGGATTAATGGGCGCTTGAGTGCCTCCTTGGTGCACTCCCATGACACAGAGACACGGGCTACCATGAACTTGGCATTGGCTGGTGACATACTTGCTGCAGGGCAGGATGCCCACTGTCAACTCCTGCACTTCCAGGCCCATCAACAGAAGGGCAACAAGGCAGAGAAGGCAG GTTCCAAGGAGCAGGGGCCTCGACAAAGGAAGGGAGCAGTCCCAGCAGAGAAGAAATGTGGAGTGGAAACCCAGCAAGAAGGACTAGAACTCAGGGTAGAGAATTTGCAGGTGGTGCAGACAGACTTCAGCCCTGATCCACTGCAGAAAGTTGTGTGCTTCAACCATGATAATACCCTGCTTGCCACTGGAGGGACAGATGGCTACGTTCGTGTCTGGAAG GTACCCAGCCTGGAAAAGGTTCTGGAGTTCAAAGCCCACGAAGGGGAGATTGAAGACCTGGCTTTAGGGCCTGATGGCAAg TTGGTAACCGTGGGCTGGGACCTTAAGGCCTCTGTGTGGCAGAAGGATCAGCTGGTGACACAGCTGCACTGGCAAGAGAATGGACCCACTTTTTCCAGCACACCTTACCGCTACCAGGCCTGCAG GTTTGGGcaggttccagaccagcctgctgGGCTGCGACTCTTCACAGTGCAAATTCCCCACAAGCGCCTGCGCCAGCCCCCTCCCTGCTACCTCACAGCCTGGGATGGCTCCAACTTCTTGCCCCTTCGGACCAAGTCCTGTGGCCATGAAGTCATCTCCTGCCTTAACGTCAG TGAGTCTGGCACCTTCCTAGGCCTGGGCACGGTCACTGGTTCTGTTGCCATCTACATAGCTTTCTCTCTCCAG GAAGTGTTCCTGTGTGGCTCCTGCTCCTGGCGTGTGTCGGGCTTATTGTTGTGA
- the PREB gene encoding guanine nucleotide-exchange factor SEC12 isoform X3, whose protein sequence is MNLALAGDILAAGQDAHCQLLHFQAHQQKGNKAEKAGKTGSKEQGPRQRKGAVPAEKKCGVETQQEGLELRVENLQVVQTDFSPDPLQKVVCFNHDNTLLATGGTDGYVRVWKVPSLEKVLEFKAHEGEIEDLALGPDGKLVTVGWDLKASVWQKDQLVTQLHWQENGPTFSSTPYRYQACRFGQVPDQPAGLRLFTVQIPHKRLRQPPPCYLTAWDGSNFLPLRTKSCGHEVISCLNVSESGTFLGLGTVTGSVAIYIAFSLQCLYYMRESHGIVVTDVAFLPEKGRGPELLGSHETALFSVAVDSRCQLHLLPSRRSVPVWLLLLACVGLIVVTILLLQSAFPGFL, encoded by the exons ATGAACTTGGCATTGGCTGGTGACATACTTGCTGCAGGGCAGGATGCCCACTGTCAACTCCTGCACTTCCAGGCCCATCAACAGAAGGGCAACAAGGCAGAGAAGGCAGGTAAGACAG GTTCCAAGGAGCAGGGGCCTCGACAAAGGAAGGGAGCAGTCCCAGCAGAGAAGAAATGTGGAGTGGAAACCCAGCAAGAAGGACTAGAACTCAGGGTAGAGAATTTGCAGGTGGTGCAGACAGACTTCAGCCCTGATCCACTGCAGAAAGTTGTGTGCTTCAACCATGATAATACCCTGCTTGCCACTGGAGGGACAGATGGCTACGTTCGTGTCTGGAAG GTACCCAGCCTGGAAAAGGTTCTGGAGTTCAAAGCCCACGAAGGGGAGATTGAAGACCTGGCTTTAGGGCCTGATGGCAAg TTGGTAACCGTGGGCTGGGACCTTAAGGCCTCTGTGTGGCAGAAGGATCAGCTGGTGACACAGCTGCACTGGCAAGAGAATGGACCCACTTTTTCCAGCACACCTTACCGCTACCAGGCCTGCAG GTTTGGGcaggttccagaccagcctgctgGGCTGCGACTCTTCACAGTGCAAATTCCCCACAAGCGCCTGCGCCAGCCCCCTCCCTGCTACCTCACAGCCTGGGATGGCTCCAACTTCTTGCCCCTTCGGACCAAGTCCTGTGGCCATGAAGTCATCTCCTGCCTTAACGTCAG TGAGTCTGGCACCTTCCTAGGCCTGGGCACGGTCACTGGTTCTGTTGCCATCTACATAGCTTTCTCTCTCCAG TGCCTCTACTACATGAGGGAGTCCCATGGCATTGTGGTGACGGATGTGGCCTTTCTACCTGAGAAGGGTCGTGGTCCAGAGCTCCTTGGGTCCCATGAAACTGCCCTGTTCTCTGTGGCTGTGGACAGTCGTTGCCAGCTGCATCTCTTGCCCTCACGGC GAAGTGTTCCTGTGTGGCTCCTGCTCCTGGCGTGTGTCGGGCTTATTGTTGTGACCATTCTGCTGCTCCAGAGTGCCTTTCCAGGTTTCCTTTAG
- the PREB gene encoding guanine nucleotide-exchange factor SEC12 isoform X4 → MNLALAGDILAAGQDAHCQLLHFQAHQQKGNKAEKAGSKEQGPRQRKGAVPAEKKCGVETQQEGLELRVENLQVVQTDFSPDPLQKVVCFNHDNTLLATGGTDGYVRVWKVPSLEKVLEFKAHEGEIEDLALGPDGKLVTVGWDLKASVWQKDQLVTQLHWQENGPTFSSTPYRYQACRFGQVPDQPAGLRLFTVQIPHKRLRQPPPCYLTAWDGSNFLPLRTKSCGHEVISCLNVSESGTFLGLGTVTGSVAIYIAFSLQCLYYMRESHGIVVTDVAFLPEKGRGPELLGSHETALFSVAVDSRCQLHLLPSRRSVPVWLLLLACVGLIVVTILLLQSAFPGFL, encoded by the exons ATGAACTTGGCATTGGCTGGTGACATACTTGCTGCAGGGCAGGATGCCCACTGTCAACTCCTGCACTTCCAGGCCCATCAACAGAAGGGCAACAAGGCAGAGAAGGCAG GTTCCAAGGAGCAGGGGCCTCGACAAAGGAAGGGAGCAGTCCCAGCAGAGAAGAAATGTGGAGTGGAAACCCAGCAAGAAGGACTAGAACTCAGGGTAGAGAATTTGCAGGTGGTGCAGACAGACTTCAGCCCTGATCCACTGCAGAAAGTTGTGTGCTTCAACCATGATAATACCCTGCTTGCCACTGGAGGGACAGATGGCTACGTTCGTGTCTGGAAG GTACCCAGCCTGGAAAAGGTTCTGGAGTTCAAAGCCCACGAAGGGGAGATTGAAGACCTGGCTTTAGGGCCTGATGGCAAg TTGGTAACCGTGGGCTGGGACCTTAAGGCCTCTGTGTGGCAGAAGGATCAGCTGGTGACACAGCTGCACTGGCAAGAGAATGGACCCACTTTTTCCAGCACACCTTACCGCTACCAGGCCTGCAG GTTTGGGcaggttccagaccagcctgctgGGCTGCGACTCTTCACAGTGCAAATTCCCCACAAGCGCCTGCGCCAGCCCCCTCCCTGCTACCTCACAGCCTGGGATGGCTCCAACTTCTTGCCCCTTCGGACCAAGTCCTGTGGCCATGAAGTCATCTCCTGCCTTAACGTCAG TGAGTCTGGCACCTTCCTAGGCCTGGGCACGGTCACTGGTTCTGTTGCCATCTACATAGCTTTCTCTCTCCAG TGCCTCTACTACATGAGGGAGTCCCATGGCATTGTGGTGACGGATGTGGCCTTTCTACCTGAGAAGGGTCGTGGTCCAGAGCTCCTTGGGTCCCATGAAACTGCCCTGTTCTCTGTGGCTGTGGACAGTCGTTGCCAGCTGCATCTCTTGCCCTCACGGC GAAGTGTTCCTGTGTGGCTCCTGCTCCTGGCGTGTGTCGGGCTTATTGTTGTGACCATTCTGCTGCTCCAGAGTGCCTTTCCAGGTTTCCTTTAG
- the TCF23 gene encoding transcription factor 23 produces the protein MSQREARGPPAMPGVGDSQTQVKARLLPGTDRKRSRHSRTRQDPWEERSWSNQKWSRAGPGPRGARSGSLALGRSEASPENAARERSRVRTLRQAFSALQAALPAVPPDTKLSKLDVLVLATSYIAHLTRTLGHELPGPAWPPFLRGLRYLHPLKKWPMRSRLYAGGLGYSDLDSTTASTPTQRTRDAEVGSQVAGEAGALLPTTALSPALVDK, from the exons ATGTCACAAAGGGAGGCCAGAGGGCCACCAGCCATGCCAGGGGTGGGGGATAGCCAGACTCAGGTCAAAGCACGGTTGCTACCAGGCACTGACAGGAAGAGGAGCCGCCACAGCAGGACAAGGCAGGACCCATGGGAAGAAAGAAGCTGGAGCAACCAGAAGTGGAGCAGAGCTGGTCCTGGCCCTCGAGGGGCCCGGTCTGGGAGCCTGGCTCTTGGCAGG AGTGAGGCCAGTCCTGAGAACGCCGCGCGGGAGCGGAGCCGGGTCAGGACACTGCGCCAGGCCTTCTCGGCCTTGCAGGCTGCTCTGCCTGCTGTGCCACCCGACACCAAGCTCTCCAAGTTGGACGTGCTGGTGCTCGCCACCAGCTACATAGCCCACCTCACCCGCACGCTCGGCCACGAGTTGCCTGGCCCCGCCTGGCCACCCTTCCTGCGTGGACTCCGCTACTTGCACCCTCTCAAG AAGTGGCCGATGCGATCTCGTCTCTATGCTGGAGGCCTGGGGTACTCTGATCTTGACTCCACCACAGCCAGCACCCCTACCCAAAGAACAAGAGATGCAGAGGTGGGGTCCCAAGTCGCTGGAGAGGCAGGTGCTCTCCTTCCCACCACAGCACTCTCACCAGCTCTTGTTGACAAATAA
- the PREB gene encoding guanine nucleotide-exchange factor SEC12 isoform X1, whose amino-acid sequence MGRRRAPELYRAPFPLYALQVDPSAGLLIAAGGGGAAKTGIKNGVHFLQLERINGRLSASLVHSHDTETRATMNLALAGDILAAGQDAHCQLLHFQAHQQKGNKAEKAGKTGSKEQGPRQRKGAVPAEKKCGVETQQEGLELRVENLQVVQTDFSPDPLQKVVCFNHDNTLLATGGTDGYVRVWKVPSLEKVLEFKAHEGEIEDLALGPDGKLVTVGWDLKASVWQKDQLVTQLHWQENGPTFSSTPYRYQACRFGQVPDQPAGLRLFTVQIPHKRLRQPPPCYLTAWDGSNFLPLRTKSCGHEVISCLNVSESGTFLGLGTVTGSVAIYIAFSLQCLYYMRESHGIVVTDVAFLPEKGRGPELLGSHETALFSVAVDSRCQLHLLPSRRSVPVWLLLLACVGLIVVTILLLQSAFPGFL is encoded by the exons ATGGGCCGGCGCCGGGCGCCAGAGCTGTACCGGGCTCCGTTCCCGTTGTACGCGCTTCAGGTCGACCCCAGCGCGGGGCTGCTCATCGCTGCGGGCGGAGGAGGAGCCGCCAAGACAGGCATAAAGAATGGCGTG CACTTTCTGCAGCTAGAGCGGATTAATGGGCGCTTGAGTGCCTCCTTGGTGCACTCCCATGACACAGAGACACGGGCTACCATGAACTTGGCATTGGCTGGTGACATACTTGCTGCAGGGCAGGATGCCCACTGTCAACTCCTGCACTTCCAGGCCCATCAACAGAAGGGCAACAAGGCAGAGAAGGCAGGTAAGACAG GTTCCAAGGAGCAGGGGCCTCGACAAAGGAAGGGAGCAGTCCCAGCAGAGAAGAAATGTGGAGTGGAAACCCAGCAAGAAGGACTAGAACTCAGGGTAGAGAATTTGCAGGTGGTGCAGACAGACTTCAGCCCTGATCCACTGCAGAAAGTTGTGTGCTTCAACCATGATAATACCCTGCTTGCCACTGGAGGGACAGATGGCTACGTTCGTGTCTGGAAG GTACCCAGCCTGGAAAAGGTTCTGGAGTTCAAAGCCCACGAAGGGGAGATTGAAGACCTGGCTTTAGGGCCTGATGGCAAg TTGGTAACCGTGGGCTGGGACCTTAAGGCCTCTGTGTGGCAGAAGGATCAGCTGGTGACACAGCTGCACTGGCAAGAGAATGGACCCACTTTTTCCAGCACACCTTACCGCTACCAGGCCTGCAG GTTTGGGcaggttccagaccagcctgctgGGCTGCGACTCTTCACAGTGCAAATTCCCCACAAGCGCCTGCGCCAGCCCCCTCCCTGCTACCTCACAGCCTGGGATGGCTCCAACTTCTTGCCCCTTCGGACCAAGTCCTGTGGCCATGAAGTCATCTCCTGCCTTAACGTCAG TGAGTCTGGCACCTTCCTAGGCCTGGGCACGGTCACTGGTTCTGTTGCCATCTACATAGCTTTCTCTCTCCAG TGCCTCTACTACATGAGGGAGTCCCATGGCATTGTGGTGACGGATGTGGCCTTTCTACCTGAGAAGGGTCGTGGTCCAGAGCTCCTTGGGTCCCATGAAACTGCCCTGTTCTCTGTGGCTGTGGACAGTCGTTGCCAGCTGCATCTCTTGCCCTCACGGC GAAGTGTTCCTGTGTGGCTCCTGCTCCTGGCGTGTGTCGGGCTTATTGTTGTGACCATTCTGCTGCTCCAGAGTGCCTTTCCAGGTTTCCTTTAG